A single Aquificaceae bacterium DNA region contains:
- a CDS encoding lytic transglycosylase domain-containing protein → MKNPCQQKYGIPKELIYAIIKQESNFNPMAYNKNKDGTEDRGLMQVNYQHNLRLMREYGITDPNQLFDIETNIELGARILYENFQRFGNWVMAVKAYNGLKADNWDYVRRVFEKLSLFR, encoded by the coding sequence ATAAAGAATCCTTGCCAGCAAAAGTATGGTATCCCTAAGGAGTTAATCTATGCAATAATAAAGCAAGAGAGCAATTTCAACCCTATGGCTTACAACAAAAACAAGGATGGCACAGAGGATAGAGGTCTCATGCAGGTCAACTACCAGCACAACCTAAGGCTTATGAGAGAATATGGCATAACAGACCCAAACCAGCTTTTTGATATAGAAACCAACATAGAGCTTGGAGCAAGGATACTCTACGAAAACTTCCAAAGGTTTGGCAACTGGGTAATGGCTGTAAAAGCCTACAATGGGCTGAAGGCAGACAACTGGGACTATGTGAGGAGAGTTTTTGAAAAGCTTTCTCTTTTTAGGTGA
- a CDS encoding Fur family transcriptional regulator, which yields MQLEELKQKFEQFLRQNGHKITKGRFEIIDKIASYGTHFEIEELVRWIANQDRSIASRSTIYRTVRLLQEFGAVREVIKLGNRTIYEFTAGKPHHEHLICVECGKIIEFYKEEIEELQDKVCEEHNFTPLNHRLEIFGICSDCKVKKYENRRLEVGA from the coding sequence ATGCAGTTGGAAGAACTAAAACAGAAGTTTGAGCAGTTTTTGCGACAGAACGGACACAAGATAACTAAGGGCAGGTTTGAGATAATAGACAAGATAGCCAGCTATGGTACTCACTTTGAGATAGAAGAACTTGTCCGCTGGATAGCAAACCAAGACAGGTCTATAGCAAGCAGGTCCACCATATATAGAACTGTTAGACTTCTCCAAGAGTTTGGCGCGGTAAGAGAGGTAATAAAGCTGGGCAACAGAACCATATACGAGTTTACCGCAGGAAAGCCACACCACGAGCATCTCATATGCGTGGAATGCGGGAAGATAATAGAGTTTTACAAAGAGGAAATAGAAGAATTACAAGACAAGGTATGCGAAGAACACAACTTTACACCTCTGAACCACAGACTTGAAATTTTTGGTATATGCTCGGATTGCAAGGTAAAAAAATATGAGAATAGAAGGCTGGAAGTTGGAGCTTAA